DNA from Actinomycetota bacterium:
TTGCCATCGGTTCCTCGTCGAGAGAGCGAGCGGAAGCCTTTGCCGATCTCCACGACATCCCCGGCCGGTACGCCACACACGAGGACGTCGCCAACGACCCGGATGTGGATGTCGTCTACGTCGCCACGACCAACGACCTGCATCACGCCAACACGCTTGCGGCCCTCGAACACGCAAAACCGGTCCTTTGTGAGAAGCCCTTCGCTCTCAACCTTCGGCAGGCCGAGGAAATGGTCGCCGCCGCTCGAAATCGAGATGTGTTTCTGATGGAGGCGATGTGGATGCGCTTTCAGCCGGCGATCAGTCGCCTCGAGGCCATCATACGTTCAGGACGCCTCGGCAAGGTCCGCTCGGTCCAGGCCAACTTCGGATTCCTCGCAGGACCCCACCCCAGCGGCCGTCTGTTCGACCCCTCACTCGGCGGCGGAACGGTCATGGACCTCGGCGTCTACGTGGTGACCTTCGCCACGATGCTCCTCGGCACCCCCGATCGCATCGCCGTGACAGCCGAAATGTCCGATGCAGGGATCGACGAGCAGGCCGGAATCGTCCTCCACCATCGCAACGGAGGCGTGTCCACGCTGAGCACGTCATTCGTGGCAGATTCGAATATGGAAGCATTCGTCTCCGGATCCGACGGATACGTCCGAGTCCATCCTCCGTTCCACCACTCCCCCATGCTCTCGATCGAGCGACGGGGAAGCGTCGTCGAGACGATCGATACGAGCTACGAGGGATCGGCGTACCGGTTCGAAGTCGAAGAGGTACACCGGTGCCTTCTGGAAGGGGCGACGGAGAGCCCCCGCATGGGCCTCGACGACACGCTGGTGGTGATGCGCACCCTCGATCGGATCCGAGAGCAGATCGGGCTGACGTTTCCGGGGGAGTAGGACCGTTCAGTCCCGCCACCGATTGGCGAGTTTGTCCGCGTACTCGTTCCACCGGTAGCCGGCATGCCCCTTGATCCACTCCAACGTCAGTTCGGGCCGCCAGCCGTAGTACGCCTTCTTCACCAGATCCACGTTCTCGACCGGCCCCGTCCTGCGCTTCCATCCACGCTTCTCCCACCCTGCCGCCCACTCGTTGATGGTGCGTACCACCAGATTCGAATCCGAATAGATGGTCATGGGGGTGCCCTCGGGAACGAGGTCGAGTGCCGCAATCACCGCGGTGAGCTCCATACGGTTGTTCGTGGTGTGCTCCGCGTGTCCAAATGCCTCGGCGACGATCTCGTCGTCGACGACGTAGACCGCGCCCCAACCGCCGGGGCCGGGATTCGGTGAGGCGCTCCCATCGGTGAACACCCCGGTCGTCGGCCCGTCGTCGACCGCCGCTGCCGGACGGTCCTGCCTCACGGCATCCCGACAGGTGCGACACACCGACGGTTCCCATCCCGGGAAGCGGTCGAGGACATGCCGGGGCAGCGAGAAAACGGCTCCACAGGTTCGACAGGTGAATCGAGGCATGGCCGTAAGGATACGCCGACGCGGTGTGCCCTCGGAACTCCTTCGGAACGGTTCATGCGGCAGCCGTCCGGGGCTGGGAGGCTCACCGTACCCCCCGCTGGGGCAACGGGTATAGCGGGCACGGATGGAGGGTAGCCAACCGGACGGCCGGCCGCATGCATCACGGTACCCGCTTCTCGCGAGCTTGTGCAACCACTCCCATGGATCCGCGCCCATACGGCACATGACTCCGCTACACCTCCGGCATGCTCGAACGGATACCCGTCAGGGCACCAGAATGGGGTCGGTCCGGCCGTCGCCATCGACGTCCGCGCACTCGGGCGCGACATCGCGATCCAGGATCGGAGCGACGAGGGCACTGAACCTGCGCCATCGCCACGCTCCGGACATCGCGACACCGTCCGTCTCATCCGAGCCGTATCCGGAGACAAGGCTTGCGCCGCAGGCCGTGAGGCGCCGCGACCACTCCGAATCCCCTCGCTCGCCGGGCTCGCCGGACTCGAAATCGCGACCGAGGCTCCACCATCCGGTGCCGAGCATCACCGCGTCACCGTCCGGATCGTCCCATCGCACGAAATGCACCCGTCGGTCGCGATGCTGCACCGCCGCCACCCGGTATGCGGCGACACCGTCGGCGTCGGCAAGGACCTCGAGGATCGCCCCTTCCTTCGTTTCAGGATCACCCTGATCGAAGAGGAAGTTGCCGAGGCTCGTCGCCACCACGGTCGGTCGTGCACCATCGATCACGAAGACGGGCTGGACGACATGTGGCCCGCTCCCCCACACGACGTCCACGCCCCAGCCGTGGAGCTCCCCGGCAAGCTCCGCCATGTACGGGTCGGTCCGTGTGCGGTATTCG
Protein-coding regions in this window:
- a CDS encoding ribonuclease HI — protein: MPRFTCRTCGAVFSLPRHVLDRFPGWEPSVCRTCRDAVRQDRPAAAVDDGPTTGVFTDGSASPNPGPGGWGAVYVVDDEIVAEAFGHAEHTTNNRMELTAVIAALDLVPEGTPMTIYSDSNLVVRTINEWAAGWEKRGWKRRTGPVENVDLVKKAYYGWRPELTLEWIKGHAGYRWNEYADKLANRWRD
- a CDS encoding Gfo/Idh/MocA family oxidoreductase, yielding MKNVRWGIMGTGRIASALVEAVRQVPGGEIVAIGSSSRERAEAFADLHDIPGRYATHEDVANDPDVDVVYVATTNDLHHANTLAALEHAKPVLCEKPFALNLRQAEEMVAAARNRDVFLMEAMWMRFQPAISRLEAIIRSGRLGKVRSVQANFGFLAGPHPSGRLFDPSLGGGTVMDLGVYVVTFATMLLGTPDRIAVTAEMSDAGIDEQAGIVLHHRNGGVSTLSTSFVADSNMEAFVSGSDGYVRVHPPFHHSPMLSIERRGSVVETIDTSYEGSAYRFEVEEVHRCLLEGATESPRMGLDDTLVVMRTLDRIREQIGLTFPGE